A genomic window from Streptomyces sp. MST-110588 includes:
- a CDS encoding dihydrofolate reductase family protein, giving the protein MRKLVYYIGTSLDGRIAGPRGEVDFFPTGDEEQTRAYATWINARHPETVPTALRARVGLADAPNLRFDTVLMGHGTYRAALDHGTPSPYAHLRQYVVSRTLGTAPDPAVTVVDGDPLALVRGLKREEGRDIWLCGGGRLAGALLPGIDELIIKSYPVVAGSGTPVFDGEFDPARFAVTDRHTFPNDVTVTWFTARR; this is encoded by the coding sequence ATGCGCAAGCTCGTCTACTACATAGGAACCTCTCTCGACGGCCGCATCGCGGGCCCGCGCGGCGAAGTGGATTTCTTCCCCACGGGTGACGAGGAACAGACCCGCGCGTACGCCACATGGATCAACGCGCGCCACCCCGAGACCGTCCCCACCGCCCTGCGCGCCCGGGTGGGCCTCGCCGACGCGCCCAACCTCCGCTTCGACACGGTCCTGATGGGCCACGGCACCTACCGCGCGGCACTCGACCACGGCACGCCGAGCCCGTACGCGCATCTACGCCAGTACGTGGTCTCCCGCACCCTGGGCACGGCGCCCGACCCGGCCGTGACCGTGGTCGACGGCGATCCGCTCGCGCTGGTCCGCGGCCTCAAGCGTGAGGAGGGCCGGGACATCTGGCTGTGCGGCGGCGGCCGGCTCGCGGGCGCACTGCTGCCAGGGATCGATGAACTGATCATCAAGAGCTACCCCGTGGTCGCGGGCTCCGGAACCCCGGTGTTCGACGGGGAGTTCGACCCCGCCCGCTTCGCCGTGACCGACCGCCACACCTTTCCCAACGACGTCACGGTCACCTGGTTCACGGCCCGACGGTGA
- a CDS encoding site-specific integrase — MAALAVVRDLREHWAPASAEELERFETDVLSGFVLARASAGLADGTIRGDVGHLEQIRTWFGRPLWDMEPADADVYFGKVLRHSPSGTRLGRSQALSTYFMFLELRHKVEIHRMTGRVVECPIDEMNRPRGAKDAQLRIPPSEPEIGTLFTGWGGELATCRKFAPTARNYTASKLMSQLGLRVSEACGLDLDDIKWDLGRFGKLHVRHGKGARGSGPRERMVPLINGADRTLRWFIEDVWGQFDDDHTRPGAPLFPSERKNTDGSARRVGDDALRNGLDNAVQAHLAS; from the coding sequence TTGGCGGCGCTGGCAGTCGTACGGGACCTGCGTGAGCACTGGGCGCCCGCGTCGGCTGAGGAGCTGGAGCGGTTCGAGACCGATGTGCTGTCCGGGTTCGTCCTCGCGCGGGCCTCGGCAGGTCTGGCGGACGGCACGATCCGGGGGGACGTCGGGCACCTGGAGCAGATCAGGACCTGGTTCGGCCGGCCCTTGTGGGACATGGAGCCCGCCGATGCGGACGTGTACTTCGGGAAGGTGCTGCGGCACTCGCCCAGCGGTACTCGGCTGGGCCGGTCGCAGGCGCTGAGCACGTACTTCATGTTCTTGGAGCTGCGGCACAAGGTCGAGATCCACCGGATGACCGGCCGGGTGGTCGAGTGCCCGATCGACGAGATGAACCGGCCGCGCGGGGCCAAGGACGCCCAGCTGCGGATCCCGCCGAGTGAGCCGGAGATCGGGACGTTGTTCACCGGCTGGGGCGGCGAGCTGGCCACCTGCCGGAAGTTCGCCCCCACCGCCCGGAACTACACCGCCTCGAAGCTGATGTCCCAGCTCGGCCTGCGGGTGAGCGAGGCATGCGGGCTCGACCTGGACGACATCAAGTGGGACCTGGGCCGCTTCGGCAAACTCCACGTCCGCCACGGCAAGGGGGCCCGTGGCTCGGGGCCGCGCGAGCGGATGGTGCCGCTGATCAACGGTGCCGACCGGACACTGCGGTGGTTCATCGAAGACGTGTGGGGCCAGTTCGACGACGATCACACTCGCCCTGGTGCCCCGCTGTTCCCCTCCGAGCGCAAGAACACCGACGGCTCCGCCCGCCGGGTCGGCGACGACGCCCTGCGCAACGGGCTCGACAACGCGGTCCAGGCTCATCTGGCGAGTTGA
- a CDS encoding transcription antitermination factor NusB — protein sequence MSGQSRRPSKPYRRPKKDPVRILAFEALRAVDERDAYANLVLPPLLRKARESGGFDGRDAALATELVYGTLRRQGTYDAIIARCVDRPLREVDPPVLDVLSLGAHQLLGTRIPTHAAVSASVELARVVLGDGRAKFVNAVLRKIAAHDLDAWLEQVAPDYDEDPEEHLGIVHAHPRWVVSALWDALGGGRAGIEDLLEADNERPEVTLVARPGRSTAEELTRAVGEGGALPGRWSPYAVRLAEGGEPGALDAVREGRAGVQDEGSQLVALALANAPVEGSDGLWLDGCAGPGGKAALLAALAAQRGARLLASEKQPHRARLVARALTGNPGPYEVIAADGTRPAWRPGSFDRVLVDVPCTGLGALRRRPEARWRRRPEDLDGFAPLQRELLRQALASVRVGGVVGYATCSPHLAETRAVVEDVLKGRGGAAAVETEWIDARPLLPGVPALGDGPDIQLWPHLHGTDAMYLALLRRTA from the coding sequence GTGAGCGGTCAGTCGCGTCGTCCCAGCAAGCCCTATCGCAGGCCGAAGAAGGACCCGGTACGCATCCTCGCGTTCGAGGCGCTGCGGGCCGTCGACGAGCGCGACGCCTACGCCAACCTCGTCCTGCCGCCGCTGCTGCGCAAGGCCCGCGAGAGCGGCGGCTTCGACGGCCGGGACGCGGCGCTGGCGACCGAGCTGGTCTACGGGACGCTGCGCCGGCAGGGCACGTACGACGCGATCATCGCGCGCTGCGTGGACCGGCCGCTGCGCGAGGTCGACCCGCCGGTCCTGGACGTGCTGAGCCTGGGCGCGCACCAGTTGCTCGGCACCCGCATCCCCACGCACGCCGCCGTGAGCGCGAGCGTGGAACTGGCCCGGGTCGTCCTGGGCGACGGCCGGGCGAAGTTCGTCAACGCGGTGCTGCGCAAGATCGCCGCCCATGACCTGGACGCCTGGCTGGAGCAGGTCGCGCCGGACTACGACGAGGACCCCGAAGAGCACCTGGGCATCGTCCACGCCCACCCGCGCTGGGTCGTCTCCGCGCTGTGGGACGCGCTGGGCGGCGGCCGGGCCGGCATCGAGGACCTGCTGGAGGCCGACAACGAGCGGCCCGAGGTGACGCTCGTGGCACGCCCCGGACGGTCCACCGCCGAGGAGCTGACGCGGGCCGTGGGCGAGGGCGGCGCCCTGCCGGGGCGCTGGTCCCCGTACGCGGTACGGCTCGCCGAAGGCGGAGAGCCCGGCGCGCTGGACGCGGTGCGTGAAGGCCGCGCGGGCGTACAGGACGAGGGCAGCCAGCTCGTCGCACTCGCGCTGGCCAACGCACCCGTAGAAGGCAGCGACGGCCTGTGGCTGGACGGCTGTGCGGGCCCCGGCGGCAAGGCCGCGCTGCTGGCCGCCCTGGCGGCACAGCGCGGCGCCCGCCTCCTGGCCTCCGAGAAGCAGCCGCACCGGGCCCGCCTGGTGGCCCGTGCGCTGACGGGCAACCCCGGTCCGTACGAGGTCATCGCGGCCGACGGCACCCGCCCGGCGTGGCGGCCCGGCTCCTTCGACCGGGTCCTGGTGGACGTCCCCTGTACGGGCCTGGGCGCCCTGCGCCGCCGCCCCGAGGCACGCTGGCGCCGCCGCCCCGAGGACCTGGACGGCTTCGCGCCGCTCCAGCGCGAACTGCTCCGCCAGGCGCTCGCCTCCGTCCGTGTCGGCGGCGTCGTCGGCTACGCGACCTGCTCGCCGCACCTGGCCGAGACGCGCGCCGTGGTCGAGGACGTCCTCAAGGGTCGGGGCGGCGCGGCGGCCGTGGAAACCGAATGGATCGACGCCCGCCCGCTGCTGCCGGGCGTTCCGGCCCTGGGCGACGGCCCGGACATCCAGCTCTGGCCGCACCTGCACGGTACGGACGCCATGTACCTGGCGCTGCTGCGACGGACGGCTTAA
- the fmt gene encoding methionyl-tRNA formyltransferase → MRLVFAGTPEVAVPALDALIASDRHDVVAVVTRPDAPAGRGRRLVASPVAERAEEAGIEVLKPARPRDEDFLARLREIAPDCCPVVAYGALLPKKALEIPAKGWVNLHFSLLPAWRGAAPVQHAVLAGDEVTGASTFLIEEGLDSGPVFGVLTEEVRPTDTSGDLLTRLALAGAGLLTATMDGIEDGTLKAVPQPSEGITLAPKIEVEDAKVDWTAPALRVDRVVRGCAPAPGAWTVFRGERLKLMSVGLVADRTDLAPGELAVTKKAVYVGTGSHAVELLWVQPQGKKPMRGADWARGVRIAAGERLDG, encoded by the coding sequence ATGAGGCTCGTCTTCGCCGGTACCCCCGAGGTCGCCGTACCCGCCCTGGATGCCCTGATCGCCTCGGACCGGCATGATGTCGTCGCCGTCGTGACCAGGCCCGACGCCCCCGCCGGCCGTGGACGCAGGCTGGTGGCCAGCCCGGTGGCCGAGCGCGCCGAGGAGGCGGGAATCGAGGTGCTCAAGCCCGCCAGGCCCCGGGATGAGGACTTCCTCGCCCGGCTGCGGGAGATCGCCCCCGACTGCTGCCCGGTGGTCGCCTACGGCGCGCTGCTGCCGAAGAAGGCCCTGGAGATCCCCGCCAAGGGCTGGGTCAATCTGCACTTCTCGCTGCTGCCCGCGTGGCGCGGCGCGGCCCCCGTCCAGCACGCGGTGCTGGCCGGCGACGAGGTGACCGGCGCCTCGACCTTCCTCATCGAGGAAGGGCTCGACTCCGGCCCGGTGTTCGGCGTACTGACCGAGGAGGTACGGCCCACCGACACCAGCGGCGACCTGCTGACGCGGCTGGCGCTGGCCGGGGCGGGGCTGCTGACGGCCACCATGGACGGCATCGAGGACGGCACGCTCAAGGCCGTGCCGCAGCCCTCCGAGGGCATCACGCTCGCGCCGAAGATCGAGGTCGAGGACGCCAAGGTGGACTGGACGGCGCCCGCGCTGCGCGTGGACCGGGTGGTACGCGGCTGCGCCCCCGCGCCCGGCGCGTGGACGGTCTTCCGCGGTGAGCGGCTCAAGCTGATGTCGGTGGGTCTGGTCGCCGACCGTACGGACCTGGCGCCCGGCGAACTCGCCGTCACCAAGAAGGCGGTGTACGTGGGCACCGGCAGCCACGCGGTGGAGCTGCTGTGGGTGCAGCCGCAGGGCAAGAAGCCGATGCGGGGCGCCGACTGGGCGCGCGGCGTACGGATCGCGGCGGGGGAGCGGCTGGACGGGTAG
- a CDS encoding sugar-binding domain-containing protein, translating into MGPAELVQAAAMARRFYLEGKSKIQIAEEFGVSRFKVARVLETALERDLVRIEIRVPAELDAERSDALRARYGLRHAVVVESPADAATAGVPASGASGGTAGTAGLHAAHGGQGVAGAGAPGDDSSDPENLGEVAADLLGELVTEGDVLGLAWGRSTIHMAAALNRLPPCTVVQLTGVYDAGTADRGSVEAVRRAADVSGGEAHPIYAPMLLPDSATAAALRGQTGIARAFEYFDKVTVACVSIGSWAPGISTVYDMLSEEEREHYASLGAAAEMSAHLFDAEGRRIGRDLGERCITVEADRLRRIPEVIAIAGGRRKAAAIGAVLRSGLVTSLVTDTAAADHLLLETGPGPRPALDRTDPDGA; encoded by the coding sequence ATGGGCCCCGCCGAGCTGGTGCAGGCCGCGGCCATGGCCCGCCGCTTCTATCTGGAAGGCAAATCCAAGATCCAGATCGCCGAGGAGTTCGGCGTCAGCCGCTTCAAGGTGGCACGGGTGCTGGAGACGGCGCTGGAACGTGATCTCGTACGGATCGAGATCCGTGTCCCGGCGGAGCTGGACGCCGAACGTTCGGACGCCCTGCGGGCCCGGTACGGCCTGCGGCACGCCGTCGTCGTCGAGTCGCCTGCCGACGCCGCCACCGCCGGTGTCCCCGCGAGCGGCGCGAGCGGTGGGACGGCCGGTACCGCCGGCCTCCACGCGGCCCACGGCGGTCAGGGTGTCGCCGGTGCCGGAGCGCCGGGTGACGACTCCTCCGACCCGGAGAACCTCGGCGAGGTGGCGGCCGACCTCCTCGGGGAACTGGTCACCGAGGGCGATGTGCTCGGCCTGGCCTGGGGCCGCTCCACCATCCACATGGCAGCCGCCCTGAACCGGCTCCCTCCCTGCACGGTCGTGCAGTTGACGGGCGTGTACGACGCGGGCACCGCCGACCGCGGCTCGGTGGAGGCGGTGCGCCGTGCGGCCGACGTCTCCGGCGGCGAGGCGCACCCGATCTACGCGCCGATGCTGCTGCCCGACTCGGCGACCGCCGCCGCACTGCGCGGCCAGACCGGCATCGCCCGCGCGTTCGAATACTTCGACAAGGTCACCGTCGCCTGCGTGTCCATCGGCTCCTGGGCGCCGGGCATCTCGACGGTCTACGACATGCTCTCGGAGGAAGAGCGCGAGCACTACGCCTCGCTCGGCGCCGCCGCCGAGATGTCGGCCCACCTCTTCGACGCCGAGGGCCGCCGTATCGGACGCGACCTGGGCGAGCGCTGCATCACGGTCGAGGCGGACCGGCTGCGCCGGATCCCCGAGGTCATCGCCATCGCGGGCGGCCGGCGCAAGGCCGCGGCGATCGGCGCGGTGCTGCGCTCGGGGCTGGTGACGAGCCTGGTGACGGACACGGCCGCCGCCGACCACCTGCTGCTGGAGACAGGTCCGGGGCCGCGGCCCGCGCTGGACCGTACGGACCCGGACGGGGCGTAG
- a CDS encoding barstar family protein, producing MTPSLPRSLASVLDGSTPAGVLSWPADRPLEQALSAARTAGWSTAVLDLEGVADKAEFMDRCARSLRLPAWFGRNWDALADCLTDLSWCPAARGRLLVMSDWQGYAAAEPDEWGVAEGVVADAVAYWRDTDTGLTVLMTRGRGQGGGQV from the coding sequence ATGACGCCCTCCCTGCCCCGGTCGCTGGCCTCGGTACTCGACGGCAGTACGCCCGCGGGGGTGCTGTCCTGGCCCGCCGACCGGCCCCTGGAGCAGGCGCTGTCCGCCGCGCGGACGGCGGGCTGGAGCACCGCCGTACTCGACCTCGAAGGAGTCGCGGACAAGGCGGAGTTCATGGACCGCTGCGCCCGGTCGCTGCGGCTGCCGGCCTGGTTCGGCCGGAACTGGGACGCGCTCGCCGACTGTCTGACCGATCTGTCCTGGTGCCCGGCGGCCCGTGGCAGGCTGCTGGTGATGAGCGACTGGCAGGGGTACGCCGCGGCGGAGCCCGACGAGTGGGGCGTCGCGGAGGGCGTCGTCGCCGACGCGGTGGCGTACTGGCGCGACACGGACACCGGGCTGACGGTCCTGATGACGCGGGGGCGAGGGCAGGGCGGGGGGCAGGTTTAG
- the rpe gene encoding ribulose-phosphate 3-epimerase produces the protein MALINPSILSADFARLAEEAKAVEGADWLHVDVMDNHFVPNLTLGVPVVESLRKATDTPLDLHLMIEDPDRWAPQYVEAGAGSVTFHVEAAAAPVRLAREIRAKGARASMALKPATPIEPYEDLLPELDMLLIMTVEPGFGGQAFLDIMLPKIRRTRELISKHGLELWLQVDGGVSESTIERCAEAGADVFVAGSAVYGADDPAKAVRDLRLKAESATAAAGWGCAH, from the coding sequence ATGGCCTTGATCAACCCCAGCATCCTGTCCGCAGACTTCGCCCGCCTCGCCGAGGAGGCGAAGGCCGTCGAAGGCGCCGACTGGCTCCACGTGGACGTCATGGACAACCACTTCGTCCCGAACCTCACGCTCGGCGTCCCGGTCGTGGAGTCGCTGCGCAAGGCGACGGACACCCCCCTCGACCTGCATCTGATGATCGAGGACCCGGACCGCTGGGCGCCGCAGTACGTGGAGGCCGGAGCCGGTTCGGTGACCTTCCACGTGGAGGCCGCGGCGGCGCCCGTACGGCTGGCGCGGGAGATCCGGGCCAAGGGCGCGCGGGCTTCGATGGCACTCAAGCCGGCCACGCCGATCGAGCCGTACGAGGATCTGCTGCCCGAGCTGGACATGCTGCTGATCATGACCGTGGAGCCCGGGTTCGGCGGTCAGGCGTTCCTGGACATCATGCTTCCCAAGATCCGCCGCACCCGTGAGCTGATCTCCAAGCACGGTCTGGAGCTGTGGCTCCAGGTGGACGGCGGGGTCTCGGAATCCACGATCGAGCGCTGTGCGGAGGCGGGGGCAGATGTGTTCGTGGCCGGTTCGGCGGTGTACGGCGCGGACGACCCGGCCAAGGCCGTACGTGATTTGAGGCTCAAGGCCGAGAGCGCCACGGCGGCGGCGGGCTGGGGCTGCGCGCACTGA
- a CDS encoding primosomal protein N' — MSSADEGQGVGGRPGEQLALIRETVREVKASRARPRTWRGAELAAELPVARVLVDKGLVHLDRLFDYAVPAAMDEQAQPGVRVRVRFGAGEKGGRREGGKLVSGFIVERVAESDFRGVLAPVAQVLSPERVLTPELLALCRAVADRYAGTLADVVQLAVPPRRARVEAKESPAPLPPNAPPEEGSWGRYAAGPGFLEALARGGTPRAVWTALPGPHWPAELARAMAAALASGRGALLVVPDGRAAARVDAELTRLIGTGRHVLLTADAGPEERYRRWLAVSRGSVRAVIGTRAAMFAPVRDLGLVAIWDDGDSSHSDPHAPQPHAREVLLQRSVTERAGFLLGGLSCTVEAAQLVETGWARPLAADRERVRAAAPLIRTVGDDDEARDAAARAARLPTLAWQVVREGLKSGPVLVQVPRRGYVPRLACERCREPARCRACAGPLEARGAGELVCGWCGREESAWHCTECGGRRLRAQIVGARRTAEELGRAFPAVPVRTSGRDHVLESVPGTPALVVSTPGAEPVAEGGYAAALLLDGWALLGRPDLRAGEEALRRWLGAAALVRGQADGGTVAVIAEATVRPVQALVRWDPVGHAVRELAERAELGFPPVSRMASVSGRAQDVGELIAAAELPEGAQVLGPVPMPPVDPGRPRRPGDPPPGETWERALVRVRPGQGAALAAALKAARAARLVKREGEPVRVRIDPPDVG, encoded by the coding sequence GTGAGCAGCGCGGATGAGGGGCAGGGGGTCGGAGGGCGGCCGGGGGAGCAGCTTGCGCTGATTCGGGAGACGGTGCGGGAGGTGAAGGCTTCGCGGGCCCGGCCGCGTACGTGGCGGGGGGCGGAGCTGGCGGCGGAGCTGCCGGTGGCGCGGGTGCTGGTGGACAAGGGGCTGGTGCATCTCGACCGGTTGTTTGATTACGCGGTGCCGGCCGCCATGGATGAGCAGGCCCAGCCCGGGGTGCGGGTGCGGGTGCGGTTCGGGGCCGGAGAGAAGGGCGGGCGGCGCGAGGGGGGCAAGCTCGTCAGCGGGTTCATCGTCGAGCGGGTCGCCGAGAGCGACTTCCGCGGGGTGCTGGCCCCGGTGGCGCAGGTGCTCTCGCCCGAGCGGGTGCTCACGCCGGAGCTGCTCGCGCTGTGCCGGGCCGTCGCGGACCGGTACGCCGGCACGCTCGCCGATGTCGTCCAGCTCGCCGTGCCGCCGCGCCGGGCGCGGGTGGAGGCGAAGGAGTCGCCCGCGCCGTTGCCGCCGAACGCCCCGCCGGAGGAAGGGAGTTGGGGGCGGTATGCGGCGGGCCCCGGGTTCTTGGAGGCGCTGGCGCGTGGGGGGACGCCGCGGGCTGTGTGGACGGCGTTGCCGGGGCCGCACTGGCCTGCCGAGCTGGCGCGGGCGATGGCCGCGGCGCTGGCGTCCGGCCGTGGCGCTCTGCTGGTCGTACCGGACGGGCGGGCGGCGGCGCGGGTGGATGCGGAGCTGACGCGGCTGATCGGCACCGGCCGGCATGTGCTGCTGACCGCCGACGCCGGCCCCGAGGAGCGGTACCGGCGCTGGCTGGCGGTCAGCCGGGGCTCGGTGCGGGCCGTCATAGGGACGCGGGCGGCGATGTTCGCGCCCGTACGGGACCTGGGGCTGGTGGCGATCTGGGACGACGGCGACTCCAGCCACAGCGATCCGCACGCCCCGCAGCCGCACGCCCGCGAGGTGCTGCTCCAGCGGTCGGTGACCGAGCGGGCGGGCTTCCTGCTGGGCGGGCTGAGCTGCACGGTCGAGGCGGCGCAACTGGTCGAGACCGGATGGGCGCGCCCGCTGGCCGCCGACCGTGAACGGGTACGGGCCGCGGCGCCGCTGATCCGTACGGTCGGGGACGACGACGAGGCGCGGGACGCGGCGGCGCGGGCCGCCCGGCTGCCGACTCTGGCGTGGCAGGTCGTGCGGGAGGGGCTCAAGAGCGGGCCGGTGCTGGTGCAGGTGCCGCGCCGGGGGTACGTACCGAGGCTGGCGTGCGAGCGCTGCCGCGAGCCCGCCCGCTGCCGGGCCTGCGCCGGCCCGCTGGAGGCACGGGGCGCGGGCGAACTGGTCTGCGGCTGGTGCGGCCGGGAGGAGAGCGCCTGGCACTGTACGGAGTGCGGGGGCCGGCGGCTGCGGGCGCAGATCGTGGGCGCGCGGCGTACGGCGGAGGAGCTGGGGCGGGCGTTCCCGGCGGTGCCGGTGCGGACGTCCGGACGTGACCATGTGCTGGAGTCGGTGCCGGGTACTCCCGCGCTGGTGGTGAGCACGCCGGGCGCGGAGCCGGTGGCGGAGGGCGGTTACGCGGCGGCACTGCTGCTGGACGGCTGGGCGCTGCTCGGGCGGCCGGACCTGCGGGCGGGGGAAGAGGCGCTGCGGCGCTGGCTGGGCGCCGCAGCGCTGGTGCGCGGGCAGGCGGACGGCGGCACGGTCGCGGTGATCGCGGAGGCGACCGTACGGCCGGTGCAGGCGCTGGTCCGCTGGGATCCGGTCGGGCACGCCGTACGGGAACTGGCGGAGCGGGCCGAGCTGGGGTTCCCGCCGGTGTCGCGGATGGCATCGGTGAGCGGCCGGGCGCAGGACGTCGGGGAGCTGATAGCGGCGGCGGAGCTTCCTGAGGGCGCCCAGGTGCTGGGGCCTGTACCGATGCCGCCCGTGGACCCGGGCCGGCCGCGGCGTCCGGGTGATCCGCCGCCCGGTGAGACATGGGAGCGCGCGTTGGTGCGGGTACGGCCGGGGCAGGGCGCGGCCCTGGCCGCGGCGCTCAAGGCGGCGCGTGCGGCCCGGCTGGTCAAGAGGGAGGGGGAGCCGGTTCGGGTGCGGATCGATCCGCCTGATGTGGGGTGA
- a CDS encoding tyrosine-type recombinase/integrase produces MTPHVLRHFCASQLYRNGLDLLAIQEVLGHSWIATTMRYIHVQQTRVEDAWVAGMERAAKRLEGLAR; encoded by the coding sequence TTGACACCGCACGTCCTGCGGCATTTCTGCGCGTCCCAACTCTACCGAAACGGGCTGGACTTGCTCGCGATCCAGGAGGTCTTAGGACATTCCTGGATCGCTACGACCATGCGGTATATCCACGTGCAGCAGACCCGGGTCGAGGACGCCTGGGTCGCCGGGATGGAACGGGCCGCGAAGCGGCTGGAAGGACTGGCCCGATGA
- a CDS encoding ribonuclease domain-containing protein, which translates to MTIPPARRVLPGVLAALLSCLLVLLTGCSHSGGGTGGTRTGGTSGKQAAGAPDWTRGMPTVPAGRLPAQARETLRLIDAGGPFPYPKDGVVFGNRERRLPAHRRGYYHEYTVPTPGSKDRGARRLVTGDGRETFYSEDHYRTFKAVLR; encoded by the coding sequence ATGACGATCCCTCCCGCCCGGCGGGTGCTCCCCGGTGTCCTGGCCGCACTGCTGAGCTGCCTTCTCGTCCTGCTCACCGGCTGTTCCCACAGCGGAGGCGGCACCGGCGGGACGCGGACCGGGGGCACGTCCGGGAAGCAGGCGGCCGGGGCGCCCGACTGGACGCGCGGCATGCCGACCGTCCCGGCCGGCCGGCTCCCCGCGCAGGCGCGCGAGACCCTGCGCCTCATCGATGCCGGCGGCCCGTTCCCGTACCCGAAGGACGGCGTGGTGTTCGGCAACCGCGAACGCCGGCTGCCCGCGCACCGGCGCGGCTACTACCACGAGTACACGGTGCCCACCCCGGGCTCCAAGGACCGCGGCGCCCGGCGCCTGGTCACCGGCGACGGCCGGGAGACGTTCTACTCCGAGGACCACTACCGGACGTTCAAGGCGGTGCTGCGATGA
- a CDS encoding helix-turn-helix transcriptional regulator → MRWNLRLTAANKGIWKASELQRSLAEHGLVISAGKMSGLWSGQPVSLKLEDLDVICVVLGCEIGDLLIPEPEKVRRPGQAEETERAAVGAGTAAPKVIPKRRDGRSLPPE, encoded by the coding sequence ATGAGGTGGAACCTGCGGCTGACCGCCGCGAACAAGGGTATCTGGAAGGCGTCCGAACTCCAGAGGAGCCTGGCCGAGCACGGCCTGGTGATCTCGGCCGGCAAGATGTCCGGGCTGTGGTCCGGGCAGCCGGTCTCGCTCAAGCTGGAGGACCTGGACGTCATCTGCGTGGTCCTCGGCTGCGAGATCGGAGACCTGCTGATCCCCGAACCGGAGAAGGTCCGCCGCCCTGGCCAGGCAGAGGAGACCGAACGGGCCGCGGTCGGTGCGGGAACCGCCGCACCGAAGGTGATCCCCAAGCGCCGGGACGGCCGGTCGCTGCCGCCGGAGTGA
- a CDS encoding TetR/AcrR family transcriptional regulator, with the protein MVRRNPERRAALVDAAIEVLAKEGARGLTFRAVDIEAAVPPGTASNYFANRDDLLTQAGARVYERLQPDEETIARQRASTPDRETYAVLMREVVGRVSAFRTGYLALLELRLEATRRPKLRAVLTERVRADIEANMAYHEESGLPGDATAVKLLYLAFNWLIVEQLTLPEVLSEEERERLVTAAVERIVQP; encoded by the coding sequence ATGGTGCGCAGGAATCCGGAGCGGAGGGCGGCTCTCGTCGACGCGGCCATCGAGGTCCTGGCCAAGGAGGGTGCCCGGGGCCTGACCTTCCGGGCCGTGGACATCGAGGCGGCGGTGCCCCCGGGTACGGCCTCGAACTACTTCGCCAACCGCGACGACCTGCTCACCCAGGCCGGCGCCCGGGTCTACGAGCGGCTCCAGCCCGACGAGGAGACGATCGCGCGGCAACGGGCGAGCACCCCGGACCGCGAGACCTACGCGGTGCTGATGCGTGAAGTGGTCGGCCGGGTCAGCGCGTTCCGAACCGGCTATCTGGCGCTGCTCGAACTGCGTCTGGAGGCGACCCGGCGCCCGAAGCTGCGCGCGGTGCTGACCGAGCGCGTCCGCGCCGACATCGAGGCCAACATGGCCTATCACGAGGAGTCCGGCCTGCCCGGCGACGCGACTGCCGTCAAACTGCTCTATCTGGCGTTCAACTGGCTCATCGTCGAACAGCTCACCCTGCCGGAGGTGCTCTCGGAGGAGGAGCGCGAACGGCTCGTCACGGCCGCGGTCGAGCGCATCGTGCAGCCGTAG
- a CDS encoding YciI family protein, whose product MEFFCYHRDRPASLPLRYELGEEHWSYMDQYAKEMIARGPTLADDGDTPTGSVHILDLPDPAAARTFAFDEPNYQAGVYRDVLLRRWSNMLGRTMWDFPGGRTGGNRYLVIGLGTGQAADLEVPPDRNELIAYGPLLSDNGATWLGTAAVVRAPDPDTARAILTPDRYADIEVHNWQFGGRPS is encoded by the coding sequence ATGGAGTTTTTCTGCTACCACCGCGACCGGCCCGCCTCCCTGCCACTGCGCTACGAGCTGGGGGAAGAGCATTGGTCCTACATGGACCAGTACGCGAAGGAGATGATCGCCAGGGGCCCGACTCTCGCCGACGACGGCGACACACCCACCGGCAGCGTGCACATCCTCGACCTGCCCGATCCCGCTGCTGCCCGCACATTCGCGTTCGACGAGCCGAACTACCAGGCCGGCGTCTACCGGGACGTGCTGCTACGACGGTGGAGCAACATGCTGGGGCGCACGATGTGGGACTTCCCCGGCGGCCGGACCGGTGGCAACCGGTATCTGGTGATCGGCCTCGGCACGGGACAGGCCGCCGACCTCGAAGTGCCGCCCGACCGGAATGAACTGATCGCCTACGGACCGCTGCTGTCCGACAACGGCGCCACCTGGCTGGGCACCGCGGCGGTGGTCCGAGCGCCGGACCCGGACACGGCACGCGCCATCCTGACCCCGGACCGGTACGCCGACATCGAGGTGCACAACTGGCAGTTCGGCGGGCGACCGTCATAG